The genomic stretch TCCAACCCTGCTGGTTTGTTCAAGGCAGGCTCCAACCTGTACACGCGCACGAACAACTCGGGCGAGCCGAAAACAGGCCAGCCGGCTGTCGGCGGTCGCGGCGCCATCACCCCGGGGGCGCTGGAGATGTCTAATGTGGATCTGTCCCAGGAGTTTACCGACATGATCACCACCCAGCGCGGCTTCCAGGCCAACAGCCGGATCATCTCCGTTTCCGACAGCATGCTGGAAGAACTGGTCAACTTGAAACGATAGTCCATGACGGGCGGGTGTCCCGCCCGTTCTTTTTCATTGACAATGGAGGGCGGGGCGATGATCAAAGTCAGGCGACTGAATCAAAGCGAACTGGTGATCAACGCGGAATTGATCGAACAGGTGGAAGCGACTCCGGATACGATCATCACCTTAACGACAGGCAAGAAGATCGTCGTATTGGAAAAGCCCGATGAGGTGGTGGAGAAGGTGATCGCCTACCGTCGCGCCTGTCACAACGCCTGCCTTGACGATAACATCGATGAGGCGCTGACAAAAAGAAGGAGCTAGCAGGAAGAACTCGAATGAATGTATAATTAGGTCAGGCAACGCCTGCATATGTATTTACACCCTAGCCAAGGAAGGAGCGTTTTTCCGGAATGGCTGAAACCGAAAACGCGCCCCAAAAGAAACCGTTGAACATGAAGTTGATCTTCATCGCCGTTGCCGTGCTGGTGGCGGCGGCCATCATCGCTGTAGCCGTATTCAAGTTCTTTATCAGCCCGGACGCAGTATCGGACCACACGCCAAAGGCCGCTGCACCAAAGACGGTGGGGGTTCTTTTTGAGGCCGGCGACTTTACGACCAATCTGGCAGACCCCGGCGGAAAGCGCTTTCTGAAAGCCAAGGTGATCCTTGAACTGAATGAGGAGAAAAAGGATGAGAAAAAGCTGGCCGAATTGAAGGAACAGCTCCCGGTCATCCGCGACCGGATCCTCTATATCCTCAGCGCCAAAACGGTGGAGGACTTCCAAGTTACTGAGAGCAAGGAAAAAGTCAAGAAAGACATACTGGTCGCCTTGAACAAACAGTTCGGTGCCGACAAGTTTCGCAACGTCTATTTCCAGGAACTTGTCTATCAATAAGTCCTGCCTGAAAGCAAGACGACAGATTTCAGGAGGTGTGAGGGCAGGACATGAGCGATATTCTGTCCCAGGCAGAGATTGACGCGCTCCTGGCCGCCCTCGCTAGCGGTCAGGTAACCCCCGAGGATGTCAAAGATGATTTGACCAGCAAGATCCGCGTTTACGACTTTAAGCGACCGAATAAATTCTCTAAGGACCAGATCCACACCTTACAGGTCATCTATGAAAACTACTGCCGCAGTTTGACGACCTACCTGGCCGCCAACCTGCGCACACTCGTCCAGATATCGGTGCAATCCCTGGACCAGTTGACCTACGAAGAATTCATCCGTTCCATTCCTAACCCGACCATCGTCAACATCTTCACCATGTCGCCGTTAAATGGCAACGGGATCATGGAGATCCACCCGAATATCGCCTTTGCTGTCATTGACCGCCTGTTTGGGGGAACAGGCAACCCGCCGGATAAGATTCGCGGTTTGACAGAAATCGAACAATCTGTTTTTCAGCGGACGACGCGGCGCATGCTGGACAGTTTTACCGAGGCGTGGGACAACATCGCCCAGGTGAAAGCCCGCCTGGAGATGATCGAGACAAACCCGCAGTTTATTCAGATCGTCGCGCCCACCGAGATGGTCGTCGTCATCACCCTGGCCTGCAAAATCGGCGACGTCGAGGGCATGATCAATATCTGCCTGCCTTATATATTACTGGAACCGATCATCAGCAAGTTGAGCGCCCATTTTTGGTTTTCCAACGCGGCGAAAGAGCGTACGACAGAACAATTAGAGGCACTGCGCAATCGCCTGGAACGGGCGCTGGTTCCCATCACCGTGCTGTTGGGACGCACCACCCTCAGCGTCTCTGAACTCCTGGACCTGCAACTGGGCGACGTGATTCAGTTGGACAATCGTGCCGATTCCGAACTGGAAGTGCTCATCGGTCAGCGGGTCAAGTATCTGGCGCGTCCGGGCCTCTCCGGGTCCAAGCTGGGTATTCAGATCACAGCGACCTACGAAAAAGGAGTTGAGACAGATGATGAGTAGCGGCGTCCTTTCCCAGGAGGAAATTGATGCCCTGTTGAGAGGCGTCGACATCGCCAGTGAACCCACAACGCTGCAGGATACAGCGAAACCGGAGGCTGACTTCAGCGATCTGGAAAAGGATGTAATCGGCGAAATCGCCAATATCTCCATGGGAACGGCGGCGACAACCCTTTCTACCTTATTGGAGTCTGTCTAAAAACCCCCTCAAGAGAGGGCAAAAAGCAAGACGTTTTTATATGGAAATTGGTGGAATTTAAAGGGAATTTGACTCTTCGCGTCGAAGGATATAGGTACAAAGACTGTTTATAGCGAGGCGATGTACCTTGTTTCGATTCGATGTGGACCCCCAAGTTAGCTTTTACGACTTTGCAGCCCTCTGGGACCAACTTGTGCCTGCCGATTCCGTCTTTCGCCTGTTTCGTGAATTGGCGCCCCTATTAATACAACCGGAGGATTTTACAGGTCTCTATTGCCTTGACAACGGACGTCCCAGTCATGCGGCCCGGCAGATGACGATGGCCTGCATGTTACAGGAAATGCTGGGCGAAACAGACCGGGGGATGGAAGCACAGACACGTGTGAACATCGAGGTCAAGTTTGCGTTAGGAATGGCCCTCGATGAACCGGGCATTGATCACGCCAATTTTGGCGTCCACCGGCAACGGCTCATCCAAAAGGAACTTGATAAGGTCTATCTCGATCGCTTTATCCGGTTGATGTACTACCTGGGCGTTTTGACAGGGAAAGAACCTTGGATAACGGACACGACCCATGTCATAGCTCCCATCAGTGCCCCCACGACCATCGAACTGATCCGCCAAGCCATGCGCCTGTTGGTGCGTCTTTTGGCGAAGCAATACAGTGTTCCATGGCATGCAATCCCCCATGCCCCTCGGGCGGTACGTTACCTGGAAACAGTGACGGAAGTGAAAGAGCATAACCTGGACGATAAGGCCAAAATGGAACGGCTTGTTGAAGTGGTCAGCGAGGCTGACGAACTGCTGGCCTACGTGGAGTCATCGGAGGCTTCGTGGAAGAAGAAGCCCGATGTCATTCATTACGCCCTTTTGCTTTGCCGTATCCTCCGTGAACGAATCATTCGGAAAGATGATGGAACTCTTGAGATAGCCCCCGGCGGTTCTGTCAAAGATATGATAGTTTCGGCTGTAGACAGCGAAGCCCGTTTCGGTTGTAAGGGCAAGACGAAATGGCGCGGGTATAAGATGGCCATCGTCGAAGTCGGAAATTCCGGATTTATCGCCGCCGCCGAGGCCATGAAAGCCAACGACTATGACGGCTCCAGTCTGGTGCCGTTAGCGGATCAGCTTCCCACCGATTGTGTAGAAAACCCGACGATCATTGGAGATACCCACTATGGTGCGGGCGATGACCGTGTCACCCTCAAGGAAAAAGGCATTGACGTAGTGGCGCCACTTTCACCAAAGACAAAATGTGATATCCTCGCGGGCGAGGGATTTCAAGTTTCCGAAGACCAAACACAACTGATCTGCCCGAGAGGAAAAGTCATCACCACCTATTCGGAAGTGGCAGATGGGAAGAACTTCGTGCTTCGCGCCAAGGACCATGATTGCAAGCACTGCCCTCGTTACACGACCTGTTTTAAAGAAAAGAAACATCGGCGCACGATTTTTATTCACAACGCCTATGGTGTCATGCTCGAGGCGGCAAAGCACTCCCAAACGAAAATCTATAAGGAACAGATGCGTCTTCGCAGCCGCATCGAAGCCAAGCAAAATGAACTGGTCAACCGTTACGGACTGCGCCGGGTTCGCCGTATCGGAAAACGAAATCTGGCTTATGCCGCCCGGCTCAGCGCGTTAGCGGCGAACTTTCAAAAACTCAACCGTCTACGAAATGATAAGAATGCAACCATGGTGTTGGAGGTGAGCGCCTTACGCGGTGTTGCTTTCAAAAAAGCCGCATAAGGTGCAAGGGGGAGATCTGCCCTTTTTGAGGAAAATCCTCAAAAAGGGCTGGTGAGACCGATAAAAAGACTCTAGTTTTTTGCTGTTTGTATTAAAAAATCATGCTTTTGCAAGGGCTGGCTAGGAATTTGCTTATTTTCTAGACGGCCTCTATTGGGGAAAAAAGTTGACATTACGACGCCCCGCGTCTACGTGACGACTAAAGCGGCGCTGCAAAAAGACTATCCCTCTCCCTTTGTCGTCGTCGATGTGACTTATACTGCCGGATTGGAAGGCAACAATGTGCTGATCATCCGCGAATCTGATGTGGCGATCATCGTCGATCTGATGATGGGTGGAGACGGCATGTCACCGCCAGCGGAATTGAACGAGATCCACTTCAGTGCCATTTCAGAGGCGATGAACCAGATGATGGGTTCGGCAGCCACCTCCATGGCCACCATGTTGCAGAAAAAGATCGATATCTCACCACCGATGTTAAACACCATTGACTTTGCCAGTGAAAAGCTACCCCGTCCAGATGTGGATCCGGTGATCAAAGTATCCTTCCGGATGGTCATCGAAGGACTTGTCGACAGCGAGTTGATGCAGATCTACCCCATTCCCTTCGCGAAACAACTCGTCTCCGGGTTGATGGGGGATATGTCGTCCGCCTCCGCAAGCCCGCAGGCGCCGCCGCCTAGCGCTCCTTCGTCGACTCCGCCGCCGCCTGGCGCTCCTTCTCCGGCTGCGCCGCCATCGTCGGCTACCTATCCCCCGCCGGCTTCCCACCCTCCAATGGAACCGCCGATGGCGGCTGCTCCCTTGCCAGGTTATGGAAGCCCGCCGCCGGGATACGGCAGCCAACCGCCGGGGTATCCCCCTCCAGGGTACGGTTACCTGCCGCCGGGGTACTACGGAGCGCCTCCCGGGGCATATCCCTCGCAGCCACCTGCCGCTACCTATTCGCCGCAAGCGCCGCCCGTGCCGGTGCAGCCGGTCCAGTTTGCGCCCTTGCAGCCACAGCGCAGCGGAAAAGACACAACCAACCTTGGGCTGATCATGGATGTCCCCTTGCAGGTTACCGTCGAACTGGGGAAATCGAGAAAAACCATCCGGGATATCCTCGATCTTGGCCCCGGCTCGGTCATCGAACTTGACAAACTTGCCGGCGAGCCCGTCGATATATTGGTCAACGGCAAGCTGATCGCCAAGGGAGAGGTTGTCGTCATCGATGAGAACTTCGGTGTGCGGATCACTGATATCGTCAGTCCCATCGAAAGGATAGGCAATTTACAATAAACGGAGGATGATGGAGAATGGGAAACCGGATTCTGATTGTAGATGATGCGGCTTTCATGCGCATGATGATCAAGGATATCCTGACTAAGAACGGATATCAGGTTGTCGCTGAAGCGGAAAACGGCGCTGTGGCTGTAGAAAAATGGAAGGAATTTCGCCCTGATTTGACCACCATGGATATCACCATGCCAGAAATGGACGGTATTAACGCTGTTCGCGCCATCCGCCAGGTCGATCCGAATGCCCGCGTCATCATGTGCAGCGCCATGGGTCAACAGGCGATGGTCATCGATGCTATTCAAGCCGGCGCCAAAGACTTTATCGTCAAGCCCTTCCAGCCGGACCGAGTCCTGGAGGCTGTCCGCAAGGCCTTAGCCTAAAGGTTGCTCAATCAGGCTCTCCTGAACAACAAGTGGGAGATGAGGATGAACTACAGTCGGCGTATTGGCCGCCGGATCATCGGCGGCCTGGTGTTTTTTGGGATCCTTTCGTTCCTGCTGTCTCTTCCCGTGGTTTTAACGGCGGCGGATGCGGCGCCGGGAAGCATCCTAGACCAGACCTATACGCAACGGATCGAAACTGAACAAAAACGGGGTCCTGTGTCGACAGGAGACCTGCTTATTCGATTGTTCGGCACGCTGTTCCTGGTAGGGATCACCGGCTGGGTTGTCGTAAAGTTCTGGAAAAAGAAACAGCAGACGGCCGGACAGGGAAATTGGATGGCCGTGTTAGACCAGGTTAGCCTGGCGCCGAACAAAAACCTCGTAGTCACCGATATTGCGGGAAAGATCTTCGTCATCGGCGTTACCGACCATTCCGTTCAACCGATCATGGAAATCACCGATGCCCAGGTCATTGAGGCGCTGCGACAGGTTCAAAAAGAGGAGCGCCAAGCTCCGACGGCATGGGGGATCGATCTTCTCAGTGGTCTGCTGGGCAAGAGCAATCGCCAATCTGATCCAGTTCCGTCCTTCCATGCGGAAATGACGAAACAGATTCAACGACTCCATGCGCTACGGGAGAGAAGAAGAGAACCCGATAGGGAAGGGGAGGACAAGCTGTGAAGTCCTCCTATGGCCGAGGCTTCATTTTATTGGTTTTATTATTGGCAATCTTTTACTGGGTGACGCCTGCGCTGGCTGCGCCTTTGCAGATACCGACAGTCAGCTTCGGTGTCGAATCGACGGAAAATCCGACAGAGGTTTCGACAAGCCTGCAGATCCTCTTCCTATTGACCATTCTGTCGCTGGCGCCGTCGATCCTGATCATGATGACCTGTTTCACCCGTATCATCGTCGTCCTCCACTTTACCCGAACAGCCCTTGCCTTGCAGACGATGCCGCCGAACCAGGTGCTGATCGGTTTGACCTTATTCTTAACTTTTTTTATCATGGCGCCCACCTGGTCAGCCATCAATGATCAAGCCTTACAGCCTTACCTAGCCGGCACTCTCTCGCAGGAGCAGGCGCTGGAAAAGGCGTCCACTCCCTTGCGGGAGTTTATGTTGAAGCAGACCCGGGAAAAAGATCTGGCCTTGTTCGTCAATATGTCAGACATGGAACAGCCGCAAACGTACCGGGACATCCCTATCAAGGTTGTGATTCCGGCATTCATTCTGAGTGAATTGAAGACAGCCTTTCAGATCGGGGCCGTCATCTACCTGCCCTTTATTGTCATTGATATGATTGTCGGATCTGTGCTTATGTCGATGGGGATGATGATGTTGCCGCCGATGATGATCTCCCTGCCCTTTAAGGTGCTCGTTTTTGTGCTTGTGGATGGATGGTACCTCATCGTCCGCTCCTTGATCCTCAGCTACCAATGACGTTCGAAGAGGAGGATGGCTGTGACACCGGAACTGGTGATCCAATTGGGGCGCGACGCCTTGGCCGCCGTTTTGCTGATCTCTGCGCCGCTCCTGGGCGCCAGCTTGCTTGTCGGTCTGGTGATCAGCGTTTTTCAGGCGACCACTCAGATTCAGGAAGCGACGCTCACTTTTGTACCGAAGATCATCGCCGTCCTCGTCGTCATTCTCCTCTTTGGCCCTTGGATGTTGGAGGCGATGATGAAATATGTCGATCAGATGCTGGGCTCTTTGAACACCTACACCTTCATTCGATAATTACGGGAGAGGAAATCAACATTGGAAGCGGTCATCAACATCATGCTCAATCATTTGGATGTGCTGCTCCTGATGATGATCCGGGTGGCCGGCATCTTGGTCTTGGCGCCGGTCTTCAACTTTCCCGGTTTCAATAACCTGGCGAAGATCGGACTCTCCTTCATGATCGCCTTGATCCTCTTTCTGTCCATGCCGGACGGCGCCTTGCCGGTTCCCCCGCAGGAGTTGTTCGGCTATGTCATCGTCGTGGCGCAAGAGCTTTTGTTGGGCCTTGCCATCGGTTTTATCCTGCAGCTCCTATTTGCCGCCATTTTGACAGCGGGCCACCTGATCGATATTCAACTCGGCTTTGGGATCGTCAATATCATCGATCCTCTCTGGGGCGCCCAGGTTCCCATGACCGGTGTGTTTTTGCAGATCCTCGCTTTATTGATTTTCGTCATTTTTGACGGTCATCTCCTATTGATCCAGGTGCTCGCTGACAGCTTCCGCATCCTGCCGGCGGCGGGCAGTCCCTTCAGCCTCGCCTTAGCAGGAAGCATCTCCGACTTTATCGTCCGTCTCGTCTCCGGGGTGTTGTTGATCGGCGTTCAGTTGGCCATGCCGATCATCGGCATCATCCTGATCAACGACATCGCCCTGGGTCTTGTCTCACGGACGGTACCGCAAATGAACCTTTTCGTCATCGGCATTCCCTTGAAAATCATCGTGGGCGTCGCCTTCTTATGGATTACGCTCCCCTTTTATATCGATGGATTAAACCGTCTGTTTACTCTGAGTTTTACCCAAGTGTCCGATTTCCTGCGGATTCTCAGCCCATAAAATCGCTATAAAAAAGGGCTTCAAAAAAAGAGGGATGAAGCCGATGTTGAAGTGGGACTTGCAGTGGTTTGCCGGTGAAAAAACAGAAAAACCGACTGCAAAACGTCGCTCAGAAGCCCGCAAGAAGGGCCAGGTGGCCAAAAGTCAGGAGGTCAACACAGCCCTCATCCTGCTTTTCGGCTTTTTGGCCTTGCGCAGTCTCGGCGTCCAGACGATGGACGGCATGGAGCGCATGATGGTCTACCTCTTGGGGACGGTGACCTTGGAGGAAGTGACGCCGGTCTCGGTAATCACGACGGGCACAACCATCGCGATACGGACCATGCTGATGATTGCGCCTTTTATGCTGGCCGCAATGGCGGCTGGCCTGTTGGCCAGTTACCTGCAGGTAGGTTTTTTGTTTTCTTCAGAAGGCTTGAAAATGAACTGGGGAAAACTGAACGTCATTGCCGGTCTGAAGAATATTTTTTCTAGCCGTTCGCTTGTCGAATTGGTCAAATCGCTTCTTAAGGTGTCTGTCATCAGCTATGTGGCCTATTCTGCGGTGGTCAAGCACCTGCATCTCTTTCCCAAGCTTCTCGGCATGGATGTTCAAACAGCGGTAGCAGCCATTTCCGAAGTCGCCTACGATGTCGGTTTTCGGGTCGCTGTGCTGCTGCTCCTTGTCGCTGCCCTGGACTACGGGTATCAATGGTATAAGCATGAAGAATCACTGAAAATGTCGAAACAAGAAGTGAAGGATGAGTTTAAGCAGGCAGAAGGGGATCCCCAGATCAAGAGCAAGATCAAACAGCGCATGCGCGAAATGGCCATGCGCCGGATGATGCAGGAACTTCCCAAGGCCGACGTAGTGATCACGAACCCGACACACTTCGCCGTGGCGCTAAAATATGAAAGCGGAAGCATGACTGCTCCTGTCGTCATCGCCAAAGGACAGGATTATGTGGCCTTGAAGATCCGAGCGGTGGCGCAAGACCACGGGATACCTTTGGTGGAGGATAAACCGCTGGCCCGGACCTTGTACCGTGCCGTGGAGATCGGTCAAGAAATCCCTGCCGAACTGTTTCAAGCGGTCGCTGAGGTTTTTGCCTTCGTTTATCGTCTGAAGAAAAAACGAGCCTGATTTTCGTTAAGGGAGAATCGGAAGGGACCGGAAAGGATGTGAGTCCATGGCTGCGCCGCAGACCAAGAACGGCGCCATCAGTTATACCGATCTCGCTGTGGCCGTCGCCATCCTGGCCACCGTGATCATGATGATCATCCCCTTGAATCCCGTCTTTTTGGATATGTTGCTCATTTTCAACATCACCATCGCCATGTTGGTCCTGCTGGCTACGATGTTTGTGGAAGGCGCCCTGGAGATCTCCGTCTTTCCTACGCTGCTTCTGATCACGACACTCTTTCGGCTGGCCTTGAACGTGTCGTCGACGCGTCTCGTGTTGCTGGAAGGCTATGCGGGACAGGTGATCGAACGGTTTGGCAGCTTTGTTCTTGGCGGCAGCCCTATCGTCGGTTTCATCGTCTTCGTCATTCTTGTCATCATTCAATTTATCGTCATCACTAAGGGCGCAGAACGGGTGGCCGAGGTGGCGGCTCGCTTCACCCTTGACGCGATGCCCGGCAAACAGATGGCTATTGACGCCGACCTGAACCAGGGCATGATCAACGAAGCGGAAGCCAAAAAACGCCGGCGCGATATCCAGCGCGAAGCCGATTTTTACGGCGCCATGGACGGCGCGACGAAGTTCGTCAAGGGTGACGCCATTGCCGGCATCGTCATCTTGATTGTCAACATCCTGGGCGGCTTTTTTATCGGGGTGCTGCAAAAGAACCTCTCCGTCAGCCAAGCGGCCATGAAATATACGATTCTGACTGTCGGCGATGGCTTGGTGACACAGATCCCAGCGCTCCTCATCTCAACAGCCACCGGTATCATCGTCACCCGGGCTGCCTCTGATTCGAACCTGGGACAGGATCTAACTGGGCAACTGTTTGGTCGTCCCCGCATCCTCTACATCGGGGCAGGGGTGCTCGCGTTGCTGGGGGTGATCGGCCTCCCGCCTTTTCCGCTCTTTACTATGAGCGCCTTTCTTGCCTTTCTCGGTTATCAGATGACCCGTGTCAAAGCAGCTACGGCTGTCGCCGAAATTGAGAAAGCCCAGGAGCAGGAGATCGAGGAGATCAAAAAACCGGAGAACGTCATCTCTCTGCTCAATGTGGATCCTCTTGAACTGGAGATGGGTTATGCCCTGATCCCCCTTGTCGATACCCAGCAGGGGGGAGATCTGCTTGACCGCGTCATCATGATCCGGCGTCAGTGCGCCCTGGAATTGGGACTTGTCGTCCCCCCCATCCGCCTGCGAGATAATATGCAGCTGAAGCCCAACGCCTATTCCATCAAGATCAAAGGTGTTGAAGTGGCTGGCGGCGAACTGGTGCCCGACCATTATCTGGCCATGGCGCCCGGTTTCGATGACGGTTCCATACCGGGAATCGACACCAAAGAACCGGCATTTGGACTTCCCGCCAAGTGGATCACCGCACAGATGCGCGATCAGGCTGAATTGGCCGGCTTCACCGTCGTCGATCCGCCGAGCGTCATCGCCACCCATCTGACGGAAGTGATCAAGACCCACGCCCACGAAATCCTTGGCCGCCAGGATGTGCAGACCCTGGTCGACCATGTCAAGCAGACCCACCCGGCCGTCGTATCCGAACTGATCCCCGATCTCCTCAGCCTCGGCGACGTGCAGAAGATCCTGGCCGGATTGCTCAAGGAACGCGTTCCCATCCGCGACCTGGTCACCATCATGGAAACGCTGGCCGACCATGCCCGCATCACTAAGGACCCCGATGTCTTGATCGAGTATGCCCGCCAGGCTTTGGCCCGTCAAATCGTCAAACCCTATCTGGTTCCGGGCACGAACGAATTGGCGGTCATTTCTCTGGACCCTTCGCTGGAGAACCGGATCAGGGAAGCGATCCAGCAAACGGAGCAGGGCACCTACCTGGCCATCGATCCGATGGAGGCGCAGCAGATACTCTCCGCCCTTTCTTCGGAGGTAGAGCGAGTATCCCAAATGGGCTATCAACCGGTGGTCCTCTGTGCACCTATTGTTCGCCTTTACTTCAAACGCATGACCGAGCGGGTTGTACCTCATCTGGTTGTTCTGTCTTACAATGAGATCGGCACCCAACTGCAAGTACAGACGATTGGGATGGTGAAGTAAGTCTTGCGGGTCAAACGATTCGTCGCGCCGACGGTGCAGGAAGCCATGAACAAAATGAAACAGGAAATGGGCAAAGATGCCGTTATCCTCCACACCCGGAAGATCAAAGAGGGTGGCATCTTGGGGTTCTTCGCCCGAGAGATGGTGGAAATCACCGGTGCGGTGGAAGACAGCGCCGTCATCGCCCGGGAGGCTGCTTCACGTGAATCTGTCGGTCCTGCCCGAGCCAACGAGCCCCAGGGACTGCTTCGACCTGGCGAACTGCCCGGAAAGGGCGAGCCTTTGAGGCGCCTACCGCTCGCTAACCCTGCCGGCGCCTCTCGCTCCGGCGGTACCCTTCGCCCCGACGACGTGATCGCCGGCGCGGGGTTGGCGACCGGAGGGGAGATCGTAAAAAAAAGTGAATCGGAAGGAAAAAGCAGCCAGGGCGTCATAGACACAGAGCTCAAACAGATAAAAATGTTGATGGGCGAGATCCTCGGACGACTGCACGAAGGGGAGGCAACCCTTCCCGTCGAACTGTATATGGCCTTCAAACGTCTGCGAGAAAATGAGGTCGACGAGGCCTTGGCTCGTCAGATCATACGGCAGATCTTCGAAGGCAACGACGGACAAAATGGCTGGAATCCCGAGCGAGTGCGCCGGCTCGTGTTGGCTCAGTTGGCGTCTATTCTAGGACAACCTCGGCCGATTTTTTTACCGGACTCTGGCAAAAGCCAGGAAGTCGTCATGATGGTCGGTCCTACCGGCGTAGGGAAGACAACGACCATCGCCAAACTGGCAGCGACCTTTTCCATCGTCAACCGGCGCAAAGTGGGATTGATCACAGCCGATACCTACCGGATTGCCGCAGTAGAACAGTTAAAGACCTTCGGTGACATCATCGGCGTTCCCGTTGATGTCGTTTTCACGCCCCAGGCGCTGCGTTCCGCTATCGAACGTCACCGGGATAAGGAACTGCTCTTGGTGGATACGGCAGGGCGGAGCCACAAGAACGACAGCCAGTTGGAAGAATTGGCTGCCTATGTGGAACAGAGTCAACCGAGCCACTCCATCCTGGTGTTGTCGGCTACGACAAAATTCAAGGATTTG from Heliomicrobium modesticaldum Ice1 encodes the following:
- the flhA gene encoding flagellar biosynthesis protein FlhA, with the translated sequence MAAPQTKNGAISYTDLAVAVAILATVIMMIIPLNPVFLDMLLIFNITIAMLVLLATMFVEGALEISVFPTLLLITTLFRLALNVSSTRLVLLEGYAGQVIERFGSFVLGGSPIVGFIVFVILVIIQFIVITKGAERVAEVAARFTLDAMPGKQMAIDADLNQGMINEAEAKKRRRDIQREADFYGAMDGATKFVKGDAIAGIVILIVNILGGFFIGVLQKNLSVSQAAMKYTILTVGDGLVTQIPALLISTATGIIVTRAASDSNLGQDLTGQLFGRPRILYIGAGVLALLGVIGLPPFPLFTMSAFLAFLGYQMTRVKAATAVAEIEKAQEQEIEEIKKPENVISLLNVDPLELEMGYALIPLVDTQQGGDLLDRVIMIRRQCALELGLVVPPIRLRDNMQLKPNAYSIKIKGVEVAGGELVPDHYLAMAPGFDDGSIPGIDTKEPAFGLPAKWITAQMRDQAELAGFTVVDPPSVIATHLTEVIKTHAHEILGRQDVQTLVDHVKQTHPAVVSELIPDLLSLGDVQKILAGLLKERVPIRDLVTIMETLADHARITKDPDVLIEYARQALARQIVKPYLVPGTNELAVISLDPSLENRIREAIQQTEQGTYLAIDPMEAQQILSALSSEVERVSQMGYQPVVLCAPIVRLYFKRMTERVVPHLVVLSYNEIGTQLQVQTIGMVK
- the flhF gene encoding flagellar biosynthesis protein FlhF; the protein is MRVKRFVAPTVQEAMNKMKQEMGKDAVILHTRKIKEGGILGFFAREMVEITGAVEDSAVIAREAASRESVGPARANEPQGLLRPGELPGKGEPLRRLPLANPAGASRSGGTLRPDDVIAGAGLATGGEIVKKSESEGKSSQGVIDTELKQIKMLMGEILGRLHEGEATLPVELYMAFKRLRENEVDEALARQIIRQIFEGNDGQNGWNPERVRRLVLAQLASILGQPRPIFLPDSGKSQEVVMMVGPTGVGKTTTIAKLAATFSIVNRRKVGLITADTYRIAAVEQLKTFGDIIGVPVDVVFTPQALRSAIERHRDKELLLVDTAGRSHKNDSQLEELAAYVEQSQPSHSILVLSATTKFKDLLQITEGFSRMNIDRYLFTKLDETNHYGSILNLIHRTGKSLSYITTGQNVPDDMEVADPNKLSNLIYGETNQ
- the flhB gene encoding flagellar biosynthesis protein FlhB; this translates as MLKWDLQWFAGEKTEKPTAKRRSEARKKGQVAKSQEVNTALILLFGFLALRSLGVQTMDGMERMMVYLLGTVTLEEVTPVSVITTGTTIAIRTMLMIAPFMLAAMAAGLLASYLQVGFLFSSEGLKMNWGKLNVIAGLKNIFSSRSLVELVKSLLKVSVISYVAYSAVVKHLHLFPKLLGMDVQTAVAAISEVAYDVGFRVAVLLLLVAALDYGYQWYKHEESLKMSKQEVKDEFKQAEGDPQIKSKIKQRMREMAMRRMMQELPKADVVITNPTHFAVALKYESGSMTAPVVIAKGQDYVALKIRAVAQDHGIPLVEDKPLARTLYRAVEIGQEIPAELFQAVAEVFAFVYRLKKKRA